In bacterium, the genomic window CGGAACGGCGGCGAGACCCACCGTACACAGAAACCCCAGGGAGGTACAACTTCTCCCTCGCGGAGCGCCCGCCCTCGGACTGGGAATCTTCTTTTCTGGGGCACAGGGCGTTGGCGGCGAAGCCGGCTGCGCAGGGCTGATCGGGGGACTCCTGGCCGGTGCTGGACAGCATCAAGGCCTGGTTGATGCCGACCGGACCGCCCAGATAGATCGGATCGGGGCTCTGTGATGCCCAGTCGGCGTCCGGCAGCAGGTCCTTCAGGGAACCACTGGTCGGGCGGTTGAGAATCACTCCGACTGCACCAGTTTCGCCGTAGTCGAGCAGCAGTACCACGGTCCTGATGAAGCTCGGGTCGAAGAGGTCTTCGCTTGCGACCAGGAGCTTGCCTTTTGCCGGACCAGCGTCCGCCCGTGCCGGCACCTGAGTGGTGAGAACGAGGATCAGGGCGAGCGCTGCGATCTGCGGTACGGCCCATCCCGCCTTTCCGGGTGGCGCTCCGTCGTCACCTCAGGCGTAATCTAAAGAACGCCTCGATAAGGGCACACCTGAGAAGATCCAGGGCCGCCGAATCTGGGTCAATACCGACACCATTGACGAGAGGTTCGATCAGGTTCCTGGGCGAGGGAGCGCCCGACGACCACGACACTCCTGTGAGAGGACAGGCGATGGAGGAGCACTCCGCAGTCGAGACGCCGGTGAAGAGCGGACACTCGGTCTCCAAGCGGAAGTCTAGGAGACGGCTGCACACTTCTTTTGCGAGTTGACCGGGAGCAATCATGAAGATCCTACTCGTAGCACCTGACATCTCATCAAAACAGGAAAGCCAGAACGACTTCGTCTATTTCTCGAGCTTGATCAATAAAGCCAGCAAGAAGCAGACGGGCCACAAACTGGGGGTTCTCCCTTTGGCCCTTCCCACTCTGGCCGCCTTGACTCCTCCCGGATTCGATGTCCGTATAGTCGATGAAAACATCGAGGACATCGTTTTCGATGCGCCCGTTGACATCGTCGGCATCACCTTCCTGACCTGCTACGCCCCCGAGGGGTATCGGCTTGCTGACAGATTCAGAGCCGCGGGGGCCCACGTTGCCCTTGGCGGTGTCCACGTCACCATGTGCCCCGAAGAGGCATTACAGCACGCCGACACGGTGTTTCTCGGCGAAGCAGACGACACATGGGAGGTGTTTCTCGATGACTTCGAGAGAGGAAGGCCGAAACGGCTGTATAGGCCTGAGAAACGACCGGATCTGAAAAGACTGGTGATCCCCAGGTGGGATCTTGTGCAGACCGAGCATTACCGCTCCAATCTCGTTCAGACATCTCGTGGCTGTCTCTTTGACTGCGACTTCTGTTCCCTGCCGAGCTATATCGGCACTCTCCGTACGAAGCCCGTCGAGAACGTGATCGCAGAGATCAAGGCGACGAAGGCCTATCGCCGCTTCCCGGGGCTACACTACGTCTACTTCGCCGACGAGGATATCGCTTGTGACAAGAAGTACGCCAAGAGGCTCTTCG contains:
- a CDS encoding radical SAM protein → MKILLVAPDISSKQESQNDFVYFSSLINKASKKQTGHKLGVLPLALPTLAALTPPGFDVRIVDENIEDIVFDAPVDIVGITFLTCYAPEGYRLADRFRAAGAHVALGGVHVTMCPEEALQHADTVFLGEADDTWEVFLDDFERGRPKRLYRPEKRPDLKRLVIPRWDLVQTEHYRSNLVQTSRGCLFDCDFCSLPSYIGTLRTKPVENVIAEIKATKAYRRFPGLHYVYFADEDIACDKKYAKRLFEAMIPLKVRWVSQASLNIAKDDELLELAARSGCEAVFIGFESIRQENLDSAGKGKLNRVRYFKEAIDKLHRKGIAVFGFIMFGFDGDDPSVFQET